AACTCCGAAGGGTTTTCCGATTAAAGCCCCGAGCTCGAAGTTTGTCCCGGGGAACTCTATAACGGGTATATTGCTCAGCTTTGCATAGTATTTCAAATCTCTCTTAACATGTGGCGGCGCATTGGCAGCGATCACGGCGGCTTTTGCCTTGCCAAGCATGACTAGCTTTTTCGACTGGTTGAAACCAATCTTGTATTGACCGGTTTTACCTAGGGTTTGAATAGCCTTAACAAGCTCAACGGTGGCAGTACTCATTGCTCGCTCCCCTCTTTCTTCTCACCGGCTTCTGGTTTTATCAATGTTGGGAACATATAAATCTGAACCATTCCTGTTCCTACAGGAATGACTTGCCCCATTATAATATTTTCGGTGATGCCGTACAGTCTGTCCGACTCGCCCATTGCAGCAGCCTCTAGTAGTTTCTGAACGGTCATCTCGAACGTAGCCCTTGCCAGGACGCTCTGCTTTTCGCCGGCTACGCCCATTCTTCCCACCTGTCTTATGTGCCCTGTCCAAGTCATGATGTCGGCTAGCAGTATTATGTGCCTGATGTCAACGTCTAGTCCTTGATCATCCAGTACGTTCTTAATCTCCTTGATGATTGCAGCCCTAGCCGCTTCAATACCGAGCACTCGTTCAATCTCGAACACGTTGTTAGTGTACAATCGCTTGTGATCTATGCCCGGGATTCTCATTAGCTCTTCGAGATTGCTTCCCTCAGCTATTAGCACGTACTCGTTTCCCCTCTTCTGGATGATAACCTTCTTGATTCCTCTGACGCCCTTCAGCTTGGTTGACAGTATTTTCTGCCTTATCTTTTCGGTTTTGACATAGTCGACCTCTTCCTCAAACCTTATCCTGATAACTAGTGGATTATCCTCGCTCCACTCCACCTCTCCAATATTCAGCGATTTTAATGCTTCAATCACTGTTTCAACAGTTATCCCCTTATCCGACAACATCTCCTGGTCGAGCTCAATTGTAACATCCGTGAGCTCTATGCTTATCCCTTTAGCAATATTCTCTAAGAGCGTTGTCTCAATGGTTCTCGCCAACTCCTTCGCCTTCTCCTCATCATACTTGTGTTCGTCATCAAGGTATATTTCCGTGATAGGCGTCTCAGGCTTCTTTCTAGCATCAACTATCTCTATGAGCCTGGGCAGTCCCAGGGTGACGTTGTACTCTCTGAGACCAGCGTAGTGGAAGACCCTGAGAGTCATCTGGGTTGAAGGCTCTCCAAGGCTCTGGGCGGCGACTGTGCCGACTGCCTCGCCTGGCTCGATCATGGAGGACCTGTACCTTCTAATTACCTCTGTCACTATTGCTTCGACCTCGTTCTCATACAGCTCTGTCTTGTTCGCCAATTCGGTGAGCCTGTCCCTAACCTCGTTGTAAACCTGTGGGCTCACGTATTTCTCAAGCTTCTCCTTCAGTATTTTCTCAATATCGCTCTTAGAGAGGGGTTTCAAGGAGCTCACAGCTTCCACCCCACTACTTTCTCTATCACCCTGTTAACATTCACTGCTTTCCCGTGATCGCTTCTCATCGGGTCGACACCGTCCTCACCATATACTAGTTGGACGAGTTCCCCAGAGGTTGTCCTCACAGTCCC
This is a stretch of genomic DNA from Thermosphaera aggregans DSM 11486. It encodes these proteins:
- the rpoA2 gene encoding DNA-directed RNA polymerase subunit A'' → MSSLKPLSKSDIEKILKEKLEKYVSPQVYNEVRDRLTELANKTELYENEVEAIVTEVIRRYRSSMIEPGEAVGTVAAQSLGEPSTQMTLRVFHYAGLREYNVTLGLPRLIEIVDARKKPETPITEIYLDDEHKYDEEKAKELARTIETTLLENIAKGISIELTDVTIELDQEMLSDKGITVETVIEALKSLNIGEVEWSEDNPLVIRIRFEEEVDYVKTEKIRQKILSTKLKGVRGIKKVIIQKRGNEYVLIAEGSNLEELMRIPGIDHKRLYTNNVFEIERVLGIEAARAAIIKEIKNVLDDQGLDVDIRHIILLADIMTWTGHIRQVGRMGVAGEKQSVLARATFEMTVQKLLEAAAMGESDRLYGITENIIMGQVIPVGTGMVQIYMFPTLIKPEAGEKKEGSEQ
- a CDS encoding 50S ribosomal protein L30e, with product MSTATVELVKAIQTLGKTGQYKIGFNQSKKLVMLGKAKAAVIAANAPPHVKRDLKYYAKLSNIPVIEFPGTNFELGALIGKPFGVSSMVIIDPGQSNILDLAREVSGNE